The nucleotide sequence GTCTGGGTGAGCCTGCTGGCGCCGGTGACGCTGGCGCTGGGCGCGGGGCTGATGCTGGACTCGGCGCGCGTCCACGCGACCGGCGCGGTGTCGTGGAAGGGCCGGACGGTGGGCTGACCGGGGCCGCCTCGGGGGCGAGGCTAGGCTACCCGAACAGGGCGTCCTCCAGCTTGCGGATGGTCTCCTCTTCGCGCGCGATCTCCGCTGCCGGGCTGGCCCAGCCGTCGCCCCCGGCCGCCTCGGTGGGCACGTCGGCCGTCTCGACGATCGGCTCTGCCGCGCGGGCGGCCGCCTCCTCGGCTTCGATCTCCGCCGCGATCTGGTCCTGGAAGGGCTCCTGCGCGCGGGCGAACATGACGTGCGGCTCCTCGACCGGGTAGCCCGCCGCCTGCCGCTCGCGGTACAGCTTCAGGCAGCCATTCCAGAGTGCCCGCCGGAGGCCCCACTTCTCGACCGAGTACGAGCCCGCCTTCCGCTTGCCCGCCGCGTCGACCCAGTTGAGCTGGACGTAGAGCTTCGAGCGCGCGCCCTCGTCTTTCTCGCGAACCGAGAGGCCGACGACGCCGGTGTTGCTCCACGCCTTGCGCGGCTTCTGGGGCTCGTCGGGCAGTTCCTCCAGCAGGCGGTCGCGGTGAGCGATGGCCGCCTCCAGGGCGCCCTCACGCCCGTCGTGCTTCGCGTCGGCGAAGAACTTCGAGAGCCGCTTGCCGTCGCGCCGGGCGCGGACCTGCCAGCCGTGCGTGGGATGCCGCTTGGGATGAGCCTCGGAGGGCTCGATGTCGATCCGCGTGATGTGGTGGAGCCGTCGCGGGGTCGGCTGGCGCTCGTCGGCAGCGCCCTCGCTCTCAAGGGCCATCAGGTCGGGGTGAGTCGGACCGGGACGCGACCGAGGCCGCGGGAGGCGGGTCAGGCAGCATGCGGCGCGACGGCCTCGACGCGCGTGATCTCGGGGACCGCGCGCCGGAGGGCCTGCTCGATGCCGGCCCGGAGCGTCATCATGCTCATCGGGCACGTGCCACAGGCGCCCAGCAGTTCGAGTTCGACGACCATGTCGTCGGTGACCTGCTGGAGGCGCACGCTTCCGCCGTCGGCCATCATGTAGGGCCGGATGGCGTCGAGCGTCTCCTCGATCCGCGCGTGCAGCGCGGGGTCCGAGGGGTCGAGGGGCGTGGGATCTGCCATGTCCGCGGGGGTGAGGTCCGAAGGTACCACCGGGCCGGAGGCCGGGCGTGGGGCTCGGGGAAGACGCGCCAGGGGGCGCCGGTCCTACCCGCTGATGCTACTTGTA is from Rubrivirga sp. SAORIC476 and encodes:
- a CDS encoding NifU family protein; its protein translation is MADPTPLDPSDPALHARIEETLDAIRPYMMADGGSVRLQQVTDDMVVELELLGACGTCPMSMMTLRAGIEQALRRAVPEITRVEAVAPHAA
- a CDS encoding AP2 domain-containing protein encodes the protein MALESEGAADERQPTPRRLHHITRIDIEPSEAHPKRHPTHGWQVRARRDGKRLSKFFADAKHDGREGALEAAIAHRDRLLEELPDEPQKPRKAWSNTGVVGLSVREKDEGARSKLYVQLNWVDAAGKRKAGSYSVEKWGLRRALWNGCLKLYRERQAAGYPVEEPHVMFARAQEPFQDQIAAEIEAEEAAARAAEPIVETADVPTEAAGGDGWASPAAEIAREEETIRKLEDALFG